One stretch of Enoplosus armatus isolate fEnoArm2 chromosome 8 unlocalized genomic scaffold, fEnoArm2.hap1 SUPER_8_unloc_2, whole genome shotgun sequence DNA includes these proteins:
- the LOC139307118 gene encoding regulator of G-protein signaling 17-like isoform X1, producing MCLRKRSGYRPPDLINAKIYTGPIPAERGGELAMGGGRSETSALSGTGGGRGMTTTQNSQRPNACCFCWCCCCSCSCLTVRNEEERRRRSRRKRISQDTKMEIIPNCEACTKPSAEEIRLWSQSFDKLMRNPAGRNVFREFLRTEYSEENMLFWLACEDLKQEINKSAIEEKARSIYEDYISILSPKEVSLDARVREVINRRIQDPTPHAFEDAQLQIYTLMHRDSYPRFLSSNIYKSLIHGGSRTSSES from the exons TACACAGGTCCGATCCCGGCCGAGCGAGGGGGCGAGCTGGCCATGGGGGGAGGTCGCAGCGAGACCTCGGCACTGAGCGGGACGGGCGGCGGGCGGGGCATGACCACTACCCAGAATTCCCAACGGCCCAACGCCTGCTGCTTttgctggtgctgctgttgcagctgCTCATG TCTCACCGTCAGGAATGaagaggagagacggaggcGGAGTAGGAGGAAGAGAATATCACAGGACACCAAGATGGAAATCATACCAAACTGTGAAGCTTG caCCAAACCCTCAGCGGAAGAGATCCGGCTGTGGTCTCAGTCCTTCGACAAGCTGATGAGGAACCCGGCGGGTCGAAATGTTTTCCGGGAGTTCCTGCGGACGGAGTACAGCGAGGAGAACATGCTGTTCTGGCTGGCCTGCGAAGACCTCAAACAGGAAATCAACAAGAGCGCCATTGAGGAGAAAGCGCGCTCCATCTACGAAGACTACATTTCCATATTGTCGCCTAAAGAG GTGAGTCTGGATGCCCGGGTTCGAGAGGTGATCAACAGGAGGATTCAGGACCCGACGCCTCACGCGTTTGAAGACGCCCAGCTACAGATCTACACGCTGATGCACAGGGACTCCTACCCACGATTCCTCTCCTCCAACATCTACAAGTCGCTCATTCACGGCGGCTCACGTACCTCCTCCGAATCCTAG
- the LOC139307118 gene encoding regulator of G-protein signaling 17-like isoform X2, translated as MCLRKRSGYRPPDLINAKIYTGPIPAERGGELAMGGGRSETSALSGTGGGRGMTTTQNSQRPNACCFCWCCCCSCSWNEEERRRRSRRKRISQDTKMEIIPNCEACTKPSAEEIRLWSQSFDKLMRNPAGRNVFREFLRTEYSEENMLFWLACEDLKQEINKSAIEEKARSIYEDYISILSPKEVSLDARVREVINRRIQDPTPHAFEDAQLQIYTLMHRDSYPRFLSSNIYKSLIHGGSRTSSES; from the exons TACACAGGTCCGATCCCGGCCGAGCGAGGGGGCGAGCTGGCCATGGGGGGAGGTCGCAGCGAGACCTCGGCACTGAGCGGGACGGGCGGCGGGCGGGGCATGACCACTACCCAGAATTCCCAACGGCCCAACGCCTGCTGCTTttgctggtgctgctgttgcagctgCTCATG GAATGaagaggagagacggaggcGGAGTAGGAGGAAGAGAATATCACAGGACACCAAGATGGAAATCATACCAAACTGTGAAGCTTG caCCAAACCCTCAGCGGAAGAGATCCGGCTGTGGTCTCAGTCCTTCGACAAGCTGATGAGGAACCCGGCGGGTCGAAATGTTTTCCGGGAGTTCCTGCGGACGGAGTACAGCGAGGAGAACATGCTGTTCTGGCTGGCCTGCGAAGACCTCAAACAGGAAATCAACAAGAGCGCCATTGAGGAGAAAGCGCGCTCCATCTACGAAGACTACATTTCCATATTGTCGCCTAAAGAG GTGAGTCTGGATGCCCGGGTTCGAGAGGTGATCAACAGGAGGATTCAGGACCCGACGCCTCACGCGTTTGAAGACGCCCAGCTACAGATCTACACGCTGATGCACAGGGACTCCTACCCACGATTCCTCTCCTCCAACATCTACAAGTCGCTCATTCACGGCGGCTCACGTACCTCCTCCGAATCCTAG